The following coding sequences lie in one Rutidosis leptorrhynchoides isolate AG116_Rl617_1_P2 chromosome 4, CSIRO_AGI_Rlap_v1, whole genome shotgun sequence genomic window:
- the LOC139841297 gene encoding uncharacterized protein produces MIALSLNIRGIRKDVKKDSVGLSGGMLLIWDSTIFKVDEAIEGEFFIAVKGKVEGFDSEVAIVNVYGPHSMAKKIRFWDSLETLISDRKMPWLVCSDFNEVRNQNDRFNSVFNSNWAQRFNYFIDKTCLIDISLGGKRFTRVCDNGIKFSKIDRFLISEEFNYCWPMLTATVLERKHSDHAPIILRNGHTDFGPKPIRVFNEWLKIDGVDDIIKKSWNDNGSGIRPDCIMRNKLKKVKFELKKLSSVFENLEEEIQKHSKATNDWKN; encoded by the exons ATGATAGCACTTTCTTTAAATATAAGAGGAATTAGGAAAGACGTTAAG AAGGATTCTGTTGGGCTCTCAGGCGGTATGTTACTGATATGGGATTCAACAATTTTCAAGGTAGATGAAGCTATCGAAGGCGAATTTTTTATTGCTGTCAAAGGCAAAGTGGAAGGATTTGATTCGGAAGTGGCTATAGTAAACGTgtatggtccccattctatggcgAAAAAAATTCGTTTTTGGGATAGTCTGGAAACGCTAATCAGTGACAGGAAGATGCCATGGTTAGTATGCAGCGACTTTAATGAGGTTAGAAATCAAAACGATCGGTTCAATTCAGTTTTTAACAGTAATTGGGCACAAAGATTCAATTATTTTATTGACAAAACGTGCTTAATCGACATTTCGCTTGGGGGAAAAAGATTTACTCGGGTGTGCGATAATGGTATAAAGTTTAGTAAGATCGACAGGTTTTTGATATCGGAGGAGTTTAATTACTGCTGGCCTATGTTAACTGCTACCGTTCTCGAAAGAAAGCATTCGGATCACGCTCCGATAATTCTCAGAAACGGACATACCGATTTTGGTCCAAAACCAATTAGGGTTTTCAACGAATGGTTAAAAATCGATGGCGTTGATGATATAATTAAAAAGTCTTGGAATGACAATGGGTCGGGAATAAGACCAGATTGTATAATGCGGAATAAATTGAAGAAAGTCAAGTTTGAACTCAAGAAATTAAGTTCTGTATTTGAGAATCTAGAGGAGGAAATACAGAAGCACTCAAAGGCAACGAATGATTGGAAAAATTAG